In the Clostridium beijerinckii genome, one interval contains:
- the fliJ gene encoding flagellar export protein FliJ — MAERFKFGLEKLLEMRMEKEEESKRLFTESQREKKKIEEKLEELKANYQKYNGISPNEDVVYQKLKRYYIQGVQSGIKSTEKDLAVKNQEIENRRKDLTAKQMERKTVQTLKEKKYSEYVKEQDRIEQINIDELALYAYVRNQKN, encoded by the coding sequence TTGGCTGAGAGATTTAAGTTTGGCTTAGAAAAGCTCCTTGAAATGAGAATGGAAAAAGAAGAAGAAAGTAAAAGATTATTTACTGAAAGTCAGAGAGAGAAAAAGAAGATTGAAGAAAAGTTAGAAGAACTTAAGGCAAATTATCAAAAATATAACGGTATATCTCCTAATGAGGATGTTGTATATCAGAAATTAAAAAGATATTACATTCAAGGTGTTCAAAGTGGAATAAAATCTACGGAGAAGGATTTAGCGGTCAAAAATCAAGAGATTGAAAATAGAAGAAAAGATTTAACGGCTAAACAGATGGAAAGAAAGACGGTTCAGACCTTAAAAGAAAAGAAGTATTCTGAATATGTAAAAGAGCAGGATAGAATAGAACAAATCAATATTGATGAGTTAGCTCTTTATGCATATGTAAGAAATCAAAAAAATTAA
- the fliI gene encoding flagellar protein export ATPase FliI, whose protein sequence is MLDLDLDFDKLIKKASDTSTIYSEGVVKKVIGLTIEVQGIKAFVGELCIIYNEKNVPVNCEVVGFRDEFVILMPLDELIGISPGCRVVPQRKPLSVKCSDKLLGHIIDGLGNPLDCDSISMDGEEYPLENDAPDPLKRKRIKEIMPTGVRAIDGFLTCGDGQRIGIFAGSGVGKSTTLGMIAREAKADVNVISLIGERGREVLEFIEKDLGPEGMKKSVVVCATSDKPALIRLKGALTATAIAEYFRDKGKKVILMMDSVTRFAMAQREVGLAIGEPPATKGYTPSVFAKLPKLMERSGTSIDGSITAFYTVLVDGDDFNEPIADAVRGILDGHIVLSRSLAHKNHYPAIDILNSVSRLMNTIAPKEHKEAASMARDLLATYKDSEDLINIGAYVKGSNKKIDMAINYNESLNDFLCQGIDEKTSFEGTQNSLISMFK, encoded by the coding sequence GTGCTGGATTTAGACTTGGATTTCGATAAACTTATTAAAAAAGCAAGTGATACTTCGACAATATATAGTGAAGGCGTTGTTAAGAAAGTAATAGGACTTACTATTGAAGTACAAGGTATTAAGGCTTTTGTAGGTGAACTTTGCATAATATATAATGAGAAAAATGTTCCTGTAAATTGTGAAGTTGTTGGCTTTAGAGATGAATTTGTAATATTAATGCCTCTTGATGAGCTTATAGGAATTTCACCTGGATGCAGAGTTGTACCGCAACGTAAGCCGCTGAGTGTAAAATGTTCAGATAAGCTACTTGGACATATAATAGATGGACTTGGAAATCCTTTAGACTGCGACAGTATATCTATGGATGGAGAAGAGTATCCATTAGAAAATGATGCACCAGATCCATTAAAGAGAAAAAGAATAAAAGAAATAATGCCTACTGGAGTTAGAGCAATAGATGGTTTCTTAACTTGTGGAGATGGGCAGAGAATTGGCATCTTTGCAGGTAGTGGAGTTGGAAAAAGTACTACACTAGGAATGATAGCGAGAGAGGCAAAAGCTGATGTTAATGTTATTTCACTAATAGGTGAAAGAGGTAGAGAGGTTCTAGAATTTATAGAAAAAGATCTAGGACCAGAAGGTATGAAAAAATCTGTTGTAGTGTGTGCTACATCAGATAAACCGGCATTAATAAGACTCAAAGGAGCATTAACAGCTACAGCTATTGCTGAATATTTCAGAGATAAAGGTAAAAAAGTAATTCTTATGATGGATTCAGTTACAAGATTTGCAATGGCACAAAGAGAAGTTGGACTTGCTATAGGGGAGCCACCAGCTACTAAAGGATATACGCCTTCAGTATTTGCTAAATTACCTAAACTTATGGAGAGATCTGGAACATCTATCGATGGTTCAATAACTGCCTTTTATACAGTGCTTGTTGATGGAGATGATTTTAATGAGCCTATAGCAGATGCTGTTAGAGGAATATTAGATGGTCATATAGTTTTATCAAGATCTTTAGCTCATAAAAATCATTACCCAGCCATTGATATTTTAAATAGTGTCAGCAGACTTATGAACACAATAGCACCTAAAGAACATAAAGAAGCTGCATCTATGGCAAGAGATCTTTTAGCAACTTATAAGGACTCTGAGGATTTAATAAATATAGGGGCTTATGTTAAAGGAAGCAATAAAAAGATTGATATGGCAATTAACTATAATGAATCATTAAATGATTTTCTATGTCAGGGAATTGATGAAAAAACTTCTTTTGAAGGTACACAAAATTCTTTAATATCAATGTTTAAATAA
- a CDS encoding FliH/SctL family protein, translating into MQSSYRLIKKDFAKSGTSKVISTEYVSKKAASEEIEEEKEEEEIVVKAPQIDPEELLKRYEDIGQRIIQDAKNEKQIIVLRAQMDANASEKKAYEKGYAQGLENGYDDGYRKAYDETIESARAEAAEIVNKAELMLKSAHENYERYLESKKSEIVQLALEIAENITKKTLSTNEAMNNIIEEAFKISKGEENVILKVNSAHIEELKSQVERWKVSYNIKNEIFVLADDFMEPGNAVLEKNSGIVKVGVDIGMEQIRKAIFG; encoded by the coding sequence ATGCAATCATCGTATAGATTAATAAAAAAGGACTTTGCAAAGTCAGGAACAAGTAAAGTTATTTCAACAGAGTATGTTAGTAAAAAGGCAGCATCTGAAGAAATAGAAGAGGAAAAAGAGGAAGAAGAAATTGTAGTAAAAGCTCCACAGATTGATCCTGAAGAACTTTTAAAAAGGTATGAAGATATTGGACAAAGGATAATACAGGATGCTAAAAACGAAAAGCAGATTATTGTTTTGAGAGCACAAATGGATGCCAATGCTTCAGAGAAAAAAGCATATGAAAAAGGATATGCTCAAGGATTAGAAAATGGATATGATGATGGATATAGGAAAGCTTATGATGAAACAATTGAAAGTGCAAGAGCAGAGGCGGCAGAGATTGTTAATAAAGCAGAATTGATGCTGAAATCTGCGCATGAGAACTATGAAAGATATCTAGAAAGTAAGAAAAGCGAGATAGTACAATTAGCGTTAGAAATTGCGGAAAATATTACAAAGAAAACACTGAGTACCAATGAAGCGATGAATAATATTATTGAAGAAGCTTTTAAGATCTCAAAAGGAGAAGAAAATGTTATTTTAAAGGTGAATTCAGCCCATATTGAAGAATTAAAATCGCAGGTGGAAAGATGGAAGGTATCATACAATATAAAAAATGAAATTTTTGTGCTTGCAGATGATTTTATGGAACCGGGAAATGCAGTTTTGGAAAAAAACAGTGGCATAGTAAAAGTGGGCGTGGATATTGGAATGGAACAAATACGAAAAGCAATATTTGGATAA
- the fliG gene encoding flagellar motor switch protein FliG: MSKEPNQLTGVHKAAILFITLGPEASSGILKKLPEADIQKITYEIANITSVTPEQREEILNEFYQMNKARDYIIEGGMDYAKTLLSKALGTQRASEILDKVSEATAQYRPFSIARKADSHQLLNVIISEQPQTIALILCYLQPDKAAQVMAELPEETQSEVAYRIATMSNTSPMVIKEIEAVLESKLSSVVRTEMTTLGGVETLVSILNAVDRTTEKNITEGLEREDAELADKVKSSMFVFEDIISLDDVSIQRILREVEVGDLALALKGCSDEVANSIYRNQSKRAAASLKEDMEFLGPVRLMDVEKAQQKIVSVIRRLDDANEIIIARGGEDAIIV, from the coding sequence ATGTCAAAAGAACCAAATCAATTGACAGGGGTGCATAAGGCAGCAATATTATTTATAACTCTTGGACCTGAAGCCTCATCGGGGATATTGAAAAAACTACCAGAGGCAGATATACAAAAAATAACTTATGAAATTGCTAATATTACGTCTGTTACACCAGAACAAAGAGAAGAAATATTAAATGAGTTTTATCAGATGAATAAAGCCCGAGATTATATAATTGAGGGCGGTATGGATTATGCTAAAACATTATTATCAAAAGCGTTAGGAACTCAAAGAGCTAGTGAAATATTAGATAAGGTATCAGAAGCTACAGCTCAATATAGACCTTTTTCAATTGCAAGAAAGGCAGATTCTCATCAATTGTTAAATGTAATTATATCAGAGCAGCCTCAAACTATAGCTTTAATTTTATGTTACTTGCAGCCAGATAAAGCTGCACAAGTTATGGCTGAATTACCAGAAGAAACTCAAAGCGAGGTTGCTTATAGAATAGCAACTATGAGCAATACGTCACCAATGGTAATTAAAGAAATTGAAGCTGTACTTGAGAGCAAGTTGTCTTCTGTAGTAAGAACTGAAATGACGACTTTAGGTGGCGTAGAAACTTTAGTTAGCATATTAAATGCAGTTGATAGAACAACAGAAAAGAATATTACAGAAGGCCTAGAAAGAGAAGATGCAGAACTTGCAGATAAAGTTAAGAGTTCAATGTTTGTATTTGAAGATATTATATCTCTTGATGATGTATCTATCCAAAGAATTCTTCGAGAAGTGGAAGTTGGAGATCTTGCACTTGCACTTAAGGGATGTTCTGATGAAGTTGCAAATTCTATATACAGGAATCAATCTAAGAGAGCCGCTGCTTCATTAAAGGAAGATATGGAATTCTTAGGACCAGTAAGGCTTATGGATGTTGAAAAGGCACAACAAAAGATTGTTTCTGTTATTAGAAGGTTAGATGATGCTAATGAAATCATCATTGCAAGAGGTGGAGAAGATGCAATCATCGTATAG
- the fliF gene encoding flagellar basal-body MS-ring/collar protein FliF, whose protein sequence is MKKLLEKVKGLLEKFKSKNKKIKAAIIVAIVAVIIAIISGIFYSSSNKYQVLFSDLDAADAQTVVNSLNEKKVDTKIDSNTNTIWVPKDQVDKLRLELAPTLTSGSKGYELMDSGSSFGMTDEEFKIKKVRMQQGELEKTIKSFPQVEEARVHITEAKDSVFVKDKEPGKAAVYLKLKKGTTISEDQVKSIVALVSGATENIPRENIDVIDDNMNLLTKDINSDQNNSVSSETISKQQDAEKAYEDRMQKAIVSLLEPIVGKGKVKATVNVNLDFDSKQKTQTVVDPNKVIVSQENSKESNNSGSTTTSQSPVDNNMSNTTTATNNNPSTSSKEDQKTNYEVGKSESKVISAPGEVKRLTASVVIDGNLDAATQQTLENTVGNAIGLDTLRGDKVSVLGMAFDTTAQDQAKAEIDAMNAETATASKNKMMIVAGILGALLLGIIIYFVAKRRKKKKEENEQLLNTLIDDTILPKEPTDDVFEPIEFEAKTKKSHLEEEIKKYATEKPEQVVEIIKSWLTENER, encoded by the coding sequence ATGAAAAAACTTTTAGAAAAAGTTAAGGGGCTTTTGGAAAAGTTTAAATCCAAGAATAAGAAGATAAAAGCTGCTATAATAGTAGCAATCGTGGCAGTTATTATTGCAATTATAAGTGGGATTTTTTACTCATCTTCTAACAAATATCAAGTACTATTTTCTGATCTTGATGCAGCTGATGCTCAAACTGTCGTTAATAGTTTAAATGAAAAAAAAGTTGATACTAAAATAGATAGTAACACAAATACGATTTGGGTTCCTAAGGATCAAGTGGATAAATTAAGGTTGGAGCTAGCACCAACTTTGACATCTGGAAGTAAAGGCTATGAATTAATGGATAGTGGAAGTTCCTTTGGAATGACGGATGAAGAATTTAAAATAAAAAAAGTTAGAATGCAGCAAGGTGAGTTGGAAAAGACAATAAAAAGTTTTCCACAAGTAGAAGAAGCGAGAGTACATATAACTGAGGCTAAGGATTCTGTTTTTGTGAAGGATAAAGAACCTGGAAAGGCAGCAGTTTATCTGAAATTAAAAAAAGGGACAACTATTAGTGAGGATCAGGTTAAATCAATAGTAGCATTAGTATCTGGGGCAACTGAAAACATACCTAGAGAAAACATAGATGTTATAGATGATAATATGAATTTACTTACTAAGGATATAAATTCAGATCAAAATAATTCAGTAAGTTCTGAAACAATATCAAAGCAACAAGATGCTGAAAAGGCATATGAAGATAGGATGCAAAAGGCAATTGTTAGTTTATTAGAGCCAATCGTTGGTAAAGGGAAAGTTAAGGCTACTGTTAATGTAAACTTGGATTTTGATTCAAAACAAAAGACACAAACAGTAGTAGATCCGAATAAAGTAATTGTAAGTCAAGAAAATTCAAAGGAATCGAATAACTCAGGATCAACAACTACAAGTCAAAGTCCTGTTGATAATAATATGAGTAATACAACTACAGCTACAAATAATAACCCTTCGACTTCAAGTAAGGAAGATCAGAAGACAAATTATGAAGTGGGCAAAAGTGAATCTAAAGTTATTAGTGCACCAGGAGAAGTTAAAAGACTTACAGCATCAGTTGTGATTGATGGAAATTTAGATGCTGCGACGCAACAGACACTTGAAAATACAGTTGGAAATGCAATTGGATTGGATACACTTAGAGGAGATAAAGTTTCGGTGCTTGGAATGGCATTTGACACAACAGCTCAGGATCAAGCTAAGGCAGAAATTGATGCTATGAATGCAGAGACAGCTACAGCTAGCAAGAATAAGATGATGATTGTTGCAGGAATTTTGGGAGCATTGCTTTTAGGTATTATTATTTACTTCGTCGCAAAGAGAAGAAAGAAGAAGAAAGAAGAAAATGAACAATTATTAAATACTTTAATTGATGATACTATATTACCTAAAGAACCAACAGATGATGTTTTTGAACCAATAGAATTTGAGGCTAAAACTAAAAAATCACACTTAGAAGAAGAGATAAAGAAATATGCAACAGAAAAACCAGAGCAAGTAGTAGAAATAATCAAGTCATGGTTGACTGAAAATGAGAGGTGA
- the fliE gene encoding flagellar hook-basal body complex protein FliE, with product MRIEDKFAQNEIIFNNKFKDINSDKSNNESNNSVNFGDVLKKAVDDTNGKMTQADETATKFIKGDDVNIDEVMVKNQEASLSLQFLAQTRDKLLDGYNQLSRLQL from the coding sequence ATGAGAATAGAAGATAAGTTTGCACAAAATGAAATTATATTTAATAATAAATTTAAAGATATCAATAGTGATAAGAGCAATAATGAAAGCAATAACTCAGTTAATTTTGGAGATGTCTTAAAAAAGGCAGTAGATGATACCAACGGTAAGATGACACAAGCTGATGAAACTGCAACAAAGTTTATTAAAGGTGATGATGTTAATATTGATGAAGTTATGGTTAAGAATCAGGAGGCTAGTTTGAGTCTTCAGTTTTTAGCACAAACTAGAGACAAGTTATTGGACGGATATAATCAATTATCGAGGTTGCAATTGTAG
- the flgC gene encoding flagellar basal body rod protein FlgC produces MNAFTSMQISATGLSAERLRMDTITSNMANASTTRSADGKGPYVRKVAVFQEALDANKDMAGVKAVKIENDPSPLRKVYDPTHPDADSNGYVTMPNVNVLNEMADMMVATRSYEANVDTFNALKSMFSKALEIGK; encoded by the coding sequence ATGAATGCATTTACTTCCATGCAAATAAGTGCAACGGGTCTTTCAGCAGAAAGATTAAGAATGGATACTATAACTTCTAATATGGCGAATGCAAGTACAACAAGAAGTGCAGATGGCAAAGGCCCATATGTAAGAAAAGTAGCTGTATTTCAAGAGGCTCTTGATGCTAATAAGGATATGGCAGGAGTTAAAGCAGTTAAAATTGAAAATGATCCATCACCTTTAAGAAAGGTATATGACCCAACGCATCCAGATGCAGATAGCAATGGATACGTTACAATGCCAAATGTGAATGTATTAAATGAAATGGCAGATATGATGGTAGCAACTAGATCTTACGAGGCAAATGTTGATACTTTTAATGCTTTAAAGAGCATGTTTTCAAAGGCTTTAGAAATTGGTAAGTAG
- the flgB gene encoding flagellar basal body rod protein FlgB: MAIQSISSDATYDLIKQGIKASNVRAKTIANNMANVNTKDYKRFNVVFEENLKNQGDFSKLELKRTNPRHFSSSGSNSGDNISIEQDKSTSMRSDGNNVDLDIEKVNQAANTLKYNALITDINNKFNNLKTVIK; the protein is encoded by the coding sequence ATGGCAATACAATCTATTAGTTCAGATGCTACTTATGATTTGATTAAACAAGGCATTAAAGCATCAAATGTTAGAGCTAAAACAATTGCTAATAATATGGCAAATGTCAATACGAAAGATTATAAGAGATTTAATGTAGTATTTGAGGAAAATTTAAAGAATCAGGGAGATTTTTCAAAATTAGAGTTAAAACGCACTAATCCACGTCACTTTTCAAGTAGTGGTTCAAATAGCGGTGATAATATATCAATTGAACAGGATAAGAGTACTAGCATGAGAAGTGATGGAAATAATGTTGATTTAGATATAGAAAAGGTAAATCAAGCAGCAAATACTCTTAAATATAATGCGTTAATAACTGACATAAATAATAAATTTAATAATTTAAAAACTGTTATTAAATAG